One stretch of Phycisphaerae bacterium DNA includes these proteins:
- a CDS encoding RpiB/LacA/LacB family sugar-phosphate isomerase, which produces MRRPVVTATMLTDLLKEGKAITLQRESLLTPAARDWLKDHPVPVTWTERPDEKHRLGVVMEPKLPEMRTVRTMLDRAGGLSEIIEPAAGRGGLSAATRRLCAMVSRQQVAKGVVLAQDGAVPVCVANKHTGIRAALGVNVPMVEEACRELGINVLVLEYPAQTPYQMRQMIERFLAGPTTAQAEIDAIISDLEQGGGRADW; this is translated from the coding sequence ATGCGACGGCCGGTGGTCACCGCAACAATGCTTACCGACCTTCTTAAAGAGGGAAAAGCGATCACGCTGCAGAGAGAGTCGCTTCTCACCCCGGCAGCCAGAGACTGGCTCAAGGACCACCCCGTCCCAGTGACCTGGACCGAGCGTCCAGACGAAAAACACCGCCTGGGCGTGGTCATGGAGCCCAAGCTGCCCGAAATGCGGACCGTCCGAACCATGCTCGATCGCGCCGGCGGCCTGTCCGAGATCATCGAACCGGCGGCCGGACGCGGCGGACTGAGTGCCGCCACGCGACGATTGTGCGCCATGGTCTCCCGCCAGCAGGTGGCCAAGGGCGTCGTCCTTGCCCAGGACGGGGCCGTACCCGTGTGCGTGGCCAACAAACACACCGGCATCCGCGCCGCCCTCGGCGTCAACGTGCCGATGGTCGAGGAGGCCTGCCGCGAACTGGGAATCAACGTGCTGGTACTCGAATACCCGGCCCAGACCCCCTACCAGATGCGGCAGATGATCGAACGGTTCCTGGCCGGCCCAACGACCGCCCAGGCGGAAATCGACGCCATCATCTCCGACCTTGAACAAGGAGGCGGCCGTGCGGATTGGTGA
- a CDS encoding EutN/CcmL family microcompartment protein, with translation MRIGEVIGKVTLCVADKKLIGGRLLIVEPYDPDVLATGAPSRAEPVVVYDQLGAGLGQKVGFSEGREAAMPFHPDPVAIDAYLACLLDEITYEGNQS, from the coding sequence GTGCGGATTGGTGAGGTCATCGGCAAGGTCACCCTCTGCGTGGCCGACAAGAAGTTGATCGGCGGCCGACTGCTGATCGTCGAGCCCTACGATCCCGACGTGCTCGCCACCGGGGCACCCAGCAGAGCCGAGCCCGTGGTCGTCTACGATCAGCTCGGCGCCGGCCTGGGACAGAAGGTCGGCTTCAGCGAGGGCCGCGAGGCAGCCATGCCGTTCCACCCCGATCCCGTGGCCATCGACGCCTACTTGGCGTGCCTGCTGGACGAAATCACGTACGAGGGAAACCAGAGTTGA
- a CDS encoding class II aldolase/adducin family protein has translation MVNEFKLKQEICEVGRKIYTKGFAAANDGNISCRIDKNTVLCTPTMVSKGFLKPDDICTVQMDGKQIAGRKKRTSEVLLHLEIYKQAPEVNAVVHCHPPHATAFSVAGETIPSCILPEVEVFLGTIPTTAYETPGAQDFANTILPFVTKSKIAVLKNHGTVSWGETVDRAYWWTEILDAYCRILLLAKQIGRVERISEPKVEELLDLKERFGIGVDPRRLQNADLCVNTDFGRGYGQASCCSKPPDATMEAAASGPWSDADMEKIVQEITDRIMAAAK, from the coding sequence ATGGTCAACGAGTTCAAACTGAAACAGGAAATCTGCGAGGTCGGACGCAAGATCTACACCAAGGGCTTCGCCGCGGCCAACGACGGCAACATCTCCTGCCGAATCGATAAGAACACCGTCCTGTGCACGCCGACGATGGTCTCCAAGGGCTTCCTCAAGCCGGATGATATCTGCACCGTCCAGATGGACGGCAAACAGATCGCCGGACGCAAGAAGCGAACCAGCGAGGTACTCCTGCACCTGGAAATCTATAAGCAGGCCCCCGAGGTCAACGCCGTCGTCCACTGCCACCCCCCCCACGCAACCGCCTTCTCGGTGGCCGGCGAGACCATTCCTTCATGCATCCTCCCGGAAGTCGAGGTCTTCTTGGGCACCATCCCGACCACCGCCTACGAAACACCCGGGGCCCAAGACTTCGCCAACACCATCCTCCCCTTCGTCACCAAATCCAAGATCGCTGTCCTCAAGAACCACGGCACGGTATCCTGGGGCGAGACCGTCGACCGGGCCTACTGGTGGACCGAAATCCTCGACGCCTACTGCAGAATCCTCCTCCTGGCCAAACAGATCGGCCGGGTCGAGCGAATCAGCGAACCCAAGGTCGAAGAACTCCTCGACCTCAAAGAACGGTTCGGCATCGGCGTCGATCCCCGTCGGCTGCAAAACGCCGACCTGTGCGTGAACACCGACTTCGGGCGAGGTTACGGCCAGGCGAGCTGCTGCTCAAAACCACCCGACGCCACGATGGAAGCGGCCGCCTCCGGCCCTTGGTCCGATGCAGATATGGAAAAGATCGTCCAGGAGATCACCGATCGGATCATGGCCGCCGCAAAGTGA